In one Myotis daubentonii chromosome 1, mMyoDau2.1, whole genome shotgun sequence genomic region, the following are encoded:
- the LOC132220886 gene encoding uncharacterized protein LOC132220886 isoform X10: MDEKCSFCNLQREAVSDCIPSLDSSQSTPTEELSSQGQSNTEKIECQAENYLNALFRKKDLPQNCDPNIPLVAQELMKKMIRQFAIEYISKSGKIQENRNGSIGPSLICKSIQMNQAENSLQEEQEGPLDLTVNRMQEQNTQQGDGVLDLSTKKISIKSEESSICDPSENSMAGSTVDAKSEEATKMEKEKSALSKVLESLCIHHQQQVLAMLKFLVQEQNAASLCCCNTSYTVSSESQKPLIEDDIHGLFCHCEYRLAERGCLQNERQSPGFVPLPVCIKDLHCLSCQTVTIEHIKTVVNRGIANSYTSHRCCSGLFPNIHSTKSAFHTPFSSREVLSDVSVSLEDICRSRSPSPPPLSPVQTEGFEKLKDVISELSALENNRLETNINQPPFLTPAEISNDKDDHEGKTHKTKISSNSDSLLLEGSNNCTTNHEKGETTVIFQDLMDRINEKLKSIETTDTTNLIKLSSSDCNTDNDLKLRDLITSLLHNAKASDYSFMELLSQHDKKLENKIIQTRFRKRQETLFAMHHSPDSPMFRRQALQIKRELASLDENFVRKKCSEKFSRKLVCNNVILSTDKEEFYNCQGPSLQNSKNLQDSNHAEISFSPDYALQSLQLPLHNLDTNLAFDTFSESFKTTIPEKMSIRNSQEKSAAGKSFLKNHENSKLENTQTSLKCDVPGLLSRTKRNIVPPGWYSIYVTNNYVLKKSPKAKKVSESTKKKDQVKCIQTESSHSIDLNKIAMNSNLQVIVERLEDTINMAKKSWNNQSLLEGYKASKKLKEVDGKDQNAGGNITLTVSRMTCKEQSLSKSVAVSNNIQSNPIDLNNKRLDNLKKSSILDTGSLISSVENIPTKYEATKSSSFSNYSSPIKLMFLSEVKSSEGVKYTLTSVNSSESNIDFPSSEKCPNHHIIEKKTETNEDIPNANLENVSSNLNGSDTLQKELKLNCATETAESSEMFIDNTNSDKPQEEPMEHSNSAIDSSFKRKPGRPKKIGPQVVKQIKRPIGRPPKPKTDQTDITICQNESFSAGKKSPESPLSEVKEGIYKKTITVTVIYGRSRRTKRHVSEGSVSISNVTSLNSKVTDFPTECNSLRNIREFELDSGERISAISSLTTESEILGFEYVRPIKNKSVIPQPSKSIVRPNQKPLAIIRKPGRPAKVKISGISVTINRISPQERAVSISSCLPPLEQETMLEKSLPEEKYASQCNKMDTRHAEADLFKNGSKSMVAAIPLRHSIRDRKPSLHFLHSLASSSSLIYRNTLLHKSYKLHLQKGKSQKEKNRQSRLKIAPKGTPGARNLRNAKKCLEDKLTPISEVSLDPIISSNPLLRWWAASASNDSLLEALNNRYEQITNAWVQVSGDEAENYVHEKREDTESNNLKIANPLETCLVELEVSPVKMLFQKKYDLNELCTWFMQTTETQSLSLVRKANARNPFEVINTRGIKLGTKYSDFNTSPFRKHFKKFALSSPSKSGKLHILHKMVSSPLLNVKNNLTLGRFKRTEFKRLRHERWRREGKLHNHGTVNWISKRRNLRFYCQNQFFSKTEGGPNADIPLQGKNAVGNQFILPPEIRNDFLQQRVAVSDVRTHASLENKYKSEAKENGTNCSQKDFERGPRLGNVCPSNWRSKTLKDCRIFLRKINYLEHRNTFKLNTIIYSPESVNSGSNHQTHMEESKRFTLRSHSARQNSFKKQSKETENAKSNSPAADKFPGQLDSSKLNKCVNYDKTPDGSEVLSKLKKRKRPPWKTTEISTKRHKRQSCNSGQMANYYSKSQVASRPALSI, encoded by the exons GGGATGGAGTGTTAGATCTCTCTACAAAGAAAATCAGCATAAAATCTGAAGAGTCATCCATATGTGATCCTTCTGAAAATTCAATGGCTGG ttcaacTGTTGATGCAAAATCAGAGGAAGCtactaaaatggaaaaagaaaaatcagcattAAGCAAAGTTTTGGAATCTTTGTGCATACATCACCAGCAACAAGTTTTGGCAATGTTGAAATTTCTAGTCCAAGAGCAGAATGCTGCTTCTCTTTGCTGTTGTAATACATCTTATACTGTGTCTTCAGAATCTCAAAAGCCTCTAATTGAAGATGATATACATGGTCTATTCTGTCATTGTGAATATAGGCTGGCAGAAAGAGGGTGTttacaaaatgaaagacaaagcCCTGGTTTTGTGCCTCTGCCAGTCTGTATTAAAGATTTACATTGTTTGTCTTGCCAAACTGTAACTATTGAACACATTAAGACAGTAGTGAATAGAGGAATTGCAAACAGTTATACTTCTCACAGGTGCTGTTCTGGACTGTTTCCAAACATTCACTCTACAAAATCGGCCTTTCATACTCCTTTTTCATCAAGGGAAGTACTCAGTGATGTTTCGGTTAGTCTGGAAGATATTTGTAGATCTCGaagtccctcacccccaccattATCACCTGTACAGACTGAAGGATTTGAAAAATTGAAAGATGTCATCTCAGAGCTTTCAGCCTTAGAAAATAACAGACTTGAAACAAACATTAACCAACCTCCATTCCTCACACCAGCAGAAATAAGTAATGACAAAGATGATCATGAAGGTAAAACACATAAAACCAAAATATCCAGTAACTCTGATTCTTTGCTCTTGGAAGGCAGCAATAATTGTACCACAAATCATGAAAAAGGTGAAACTACTGTAATTTTTCAAGATTTAATGGATCgtattaatgaaaaattaaaatcaatagaaactaCAGATACGACAAACCTTATAAAATTATCTAGCAGTGATTGTAATACAGATAATGATTTAAAACTGAGAGATTTAATAACTTCCCTCTTGCATAATGCAAAGGCCAGTGATTACAGTTTTATGGAATTACTGAGTCAACATGATAAAAagctagaaaataaaattattcagacAAGATTTCGAAAGCGTCAAGAAACGTTATTTGCAATGCACCACTCTCCTGATTCACCCATGTTTAGAAGGCAGGCTTTACAGATAAAAAGAGAACTTGCTAGTCTTGATGAAAactttgtaagaaaaaaatgcaGTGAAAAATTTTCAAGGAAATTGGTATGCAAtaatgtgatactttcaacagaCAAAGAAGAATTCTATAATTGCCAAGGGCCTTCTTTACAAAATTCTAAGAACCTTCAAGACAGCAATCATGCAGAAATATCATTTTCACCAGATTATGCATTACAGTCCTTACAACTACCCCTTCATAATTTAGATACTAACTTGGCTTTTGACACATTTTCAGAAAGCTTCAAAACAACTATTCCTGAGAAAATGAGCATAAGAAATTCACAGGAGAAATCTGCAGCTGGAAAAAGTTTTTTGAAAAATCATGAGAATTCAAAACTAGAAAATACTCAAACTTCTTTGAAATGCGATGTTCCTGGACTTTTGAGCAGAACTAAACGAAATATTGTGCCTCCAGGATGGTATTCTATATATGTAACAAATAATTATGTTCTCAAAAAATCCCCTAAGGCCAAAAAGGTTTCtgaatctacaaaaaaaaaagatcaggtgAAATGTATTCAAACTGAAAGCTCCCACAGTATAGATTTAAACAAAATTGCAATGAATTCTAATTTACAAGTTATTGTGGAACGTTTGGAAGATACAATAAATATGGCCAAGAAGTCTTGGAATAATCAGTCGTTGTTGGAAGGATATAAAGCATCCAAAAAATTGAAAGAAGTTGATGGTAAAGATCAAAATGCTGGTGGAAATATAACTCTTACTGTAAGTAGAATGACGTGCAAAGAGCAGAGTTTATCAAAATCTGTGGCAGTATCCAACAATATCCAAAGCAATCCAATAGATTTGAATAACAAAAGACTTGATAATCTGAAAAAGTCATCTATTTTAGATACAGGTAGCTTGATTTCCTCTGTTGAGAATATACCAACAAAATATGAAGCCACCAAAAGCTCTTCTTTTTCCAATTATTCTAGTCCTATCAAACTCATGTTTTTATCTGAGGTTAAAAGCAGTGAAGGAGTCAAATATACTTTAACTTCAGTCAATAGTTCTGAATCAAACATTGATTTTCCTTCTTCTGAAAAATGTCCAAACCAtcatataattgaaaaaaaaacagaaacaaatgagGACATTCCAAATGCTAACTTGGAAAATGTTAGTTCTAATCTTAATGGTAGTGACACCCTTCAAAAAGAACTAAAATTAAATTGTGCAACAGAAACAGCAGAATCTTCTGAAATGTTTATCGATAATACAAATAGCGATAAGCCACAGGAAGAACCTATGGAACATTCAAACAGTGCAATTGattcatcttttaaaagaaaaccagGTAGACCTAAAAAAATAGGTCCCCAGGTTGTGAAACAGATTAAGCGACCAATTGGAAGACCACCCAAACCGAAAACTGATCAAACAGACATTACCATTTGCCAAAATGAGTCCTTTAGTGCtggaaagaaaagcccagaatctCCCCTATCAGAAGTAAAGGAAGGTATTTATAAAAAGACTATTACTGTAACTGTTATTTATGGAAGGTCAAGAAGAACTAAAAGGCATGTTTCTGAAGGAAGTGTAAGCATAAGCAATGTTACATCTTTAAACAGTAAGGTTACTGATTTTCCAACTGAATGTAATAGTCTCAGAAATATTAGAGAATTTGAACTTGACTCGGGTGAAAGAATAAGTGCCATTTCAAGTTTGACAACTGAAAGTGAGATCTTGGGCTTTGAATATGTTAGACCTATCAAGAACAAGTCTGTGATACCTCAACCTTCTAAGAGCATTGTTCGACCAAATCAGAAGCCTTTGGCAATAATTAGGAAGCCTGGTAGACCTGCAAAAGTGAAAATTTCTGGTATATCTGTAACTATTAATAGAATTTCACCTCAGGAGAGAGCAGTGAGTATTAGCAGCTGTTTACCTCCTTTAGAACAAGAGACTATGTTGGAAAAAAGTTTGCCTGAAGAAAAGTATGCTTCTCAATGCAATAAGATGGATACAAGGCACGCTGAAGCTGACCTATTCAAGAATGGATCAAAAAGTATGGTTGCTGCTATACCTTTGAGACATTCTATTAGGGACCGAAAACCATCTCTGCATTTCTTACATTCATTAGCATCTTCTAGCTCACTTATTTATAGAAATACTCTGCTTCATAAATCATATAAACTCCATTTGCAGAAAGGCAAaagtcagaaggaaaaaaataggcAGTCAAGGTTAAAAATAGCTCCCAAAGGTACACCAGGAGCTAGAAATTTAAGGAATGCAAAAAAATGTTTGGAAGATAAATTAACACCCATTTCTGAAGTATCTTTGGACCCTATAATTTCATCAAACCCTTTGCTCAGGTGGTGGGCTGCTTCTGCTTCAAACGATTCCTTATTAGAGGCGTTAAATAATAGATATGAGCAAATTACAAATGCTTGGGTACAAGTCAGTGGAGATGAAGCTGAAAATTATGTTCATGAAAAAAGGGAAGACACTGAAAGTAATAATCTCAAAATAGCAAACCCTTTGGAAACCTGTCTTGTAGAACTTGAAGTTTCACCTGTAAAAATGCTTTTTCAGAAAAAATATGATTTGAATGAACTCTGTACCTGGTTTATGCAAACGACAGAAACACAGTCTCTTTCACTAGTTAGAAAAGCAAATGCTCGAAACCCTTTCGAAGTAATAAATACCAGAGGAATCAAATTAGGGACCAAATACTCTGATTTTAATACCAGCCCCTTCcgaaagcactttaaaaaatttgcaCTATCTTCTCCTTCAAAATCAGGGAAGTTGCATATACTGCATAAAATGGTTAGCTCTCCACtcttaaatgtgaaaaataatttaacactAGGTAGATTCAAAAGAACTGAATTTAAGAGGTTGCGACATGAAAGgtggagaagagagggaaagctGCACAACCATGGAACAGTTAATTGGATCTCTAAAAGGAGGAacctgagattttactgccagAACCAATTTTTTAGTAAGACTGAGGGAGGACCAAATGCTGATATCCCACTCCAAGGAAAAAATGCAGTAggtaatcagtttattttgccaCCTGAGATCAGGAATGACTTTTTGCAACAGAGGGTGGCAGTGTCTGACGTTAGAACACATGCTAGTTTAGAGAATAAATATAAGTCGGAAGCAAAGGAAAATGGAACAAATTGCAGCCAAAAAGATTTTGAAAGGGGACCAAGACTAGGAAATGTATGTCCAAGTAATTGGAGGTCAAAAACCTTAAAAGATTGTagaatatttttgagaaaaatcaaCTACCTTGAACACAGAAATACTTTTAAGCTAAATACAATCATTTACTCACCTGAATCTGTTAACAGTGGAAGTAATCATCAGACTCATATGGAAGAATCAAAGCGCTTTACATTAAGATCCCATTCTGCTAggcaaaattcttttaaaaagcaatctaaagaaacagaaaatgctaAATCAAATAGTCCTGCAGCTGATAAATTTCCTGGCCAACTTGACAGtagtaaattaaataaatgtgtcAATTATGACAAGACTCCTGATGGCTCTGAAGTTCTTAGCaaattgaagaaaagaaaaagaccaccCTGGAAGACCACAGAAATTTCAACAAAAAGACATAAACGACAGTCTTGCAACAGCGGACAAATGGCAAACTATTACTCAAAATCCCAAGTAG cctccagaCCTGCTTTGTCTATATGA
- the LOC132220886 gene encoding uncharacterized protein LOC132220886 isoform X9, producing MDKGRERMAAAAAAAAAAAAAQCRSPRCAAERRGFRRELDSWRHRLMHCVGFESILEGLYGPRLRRDLSLFEDLPQNCDPNIPLVAQELMKKMIRQFAIEYISKSGKIQENRNGSIGPSLICKSIQMNQAENSLQEEQEGPLDLTVNRMQEQNTQQGDGVLDLSTKKISIKSEESSICDPSENSMAGSTVDAKSEEATKMEKEKSALSKVLESLCIHHQQQVLAMLKFLVQEQNAASLCCCNTSYTVSSESQKPLIEDDIHGLFCHCEYRLAERGCLQNERQSPGFVPLPVCIKDLHCLSCQTVTIEHIKTVVNRGIANSYTSHRCCSGLFPNIHSTKSAFHTPFSSREVLSDVSVSLEDICRSRSPSPPPLSPVQTEGFEKLKDVISELSALENNRLETNINQPPFLTPAEISNDKDDHEGKTHKTKISSNSDSLLLEGSNNCTTNHEKGETTVIFQDLMDRINEKLKSIETTDTTNLIKLSSSDCNTDNDLKLRDLITSLLHNAKASDYSFMELLSQHDKKLENKIIQTRFRKRQETLFAMHHSPDSPMFRRQALQIKRELASLDENFVRKKCSEKFSRKLVCNNVILSTDKEEFYNCQGPSLQNSKNLQDSNHAEISFSPDYALQSLQLPLHNLDTNLAFDTFSESFKTTIPEKMSIRNSQEKSAAGKSFLKNHENSKLENTQTSLKCDVPGLLSRTKRNIVPPGWYSIYVTNNYVLKKSPKAKKVSESTKKKDQVKCIQTESSHSIDLNKIAMNSNLQVIVERLEDTINMAKKSWNNQSLLEGYKASKKLKEVDGKDQNAGGNITLTVSRMTCKEQSLSKSVAVSNNIQSNPIDLNNKRLDNLKKSSILDTGSLISSVENIPTKYEATKSSSFSNYSSPIKLMFLSEVKSSEGVKYTLTSVNSSESNIDFPSSEKCPNHHIIEKKTETNEDIPNANLENVSSNLNGSDTLQKELKLNCATETAESSEMFIDNTNSDKPQEEPMEHSNSAIDSSFKRKPGRPKKIGPQVVKQIKRPIGRPPKPKTDQTDITICQNESFSAGKKSPESPLSEVKEGIYKKTITVTVIYGRSRRTKRHVSEGSVSISNVTSLNSKVTDFPTECNSLRNIREFELDSGERISAISSLTTESEILGFEYVRPIKNKSVIPQPSKSIVRPNQKPLAIIRKPGRPAKVKISGISVTINRISPQERAVSISSCLPPLEQETMLEKSLPEEKYASQCNKMDTRHAEADLFKNGSKSMVAAIPLRHSIRDRKPSLHFLHSLASSSSLIYRNTLLHKSYKLHLQKGKSQKEKNRQSRLKIAPKGTPGARNLRNAKKCLEDKLTPISEVSLDPIISSNPLLRWWAASASNDSLLEALNNRYEQITNAWVQVSGDEAENYVHEKREDTESNNLKIANPLETCLVELEVSPVKMLFQKKYDLNELCTWFMQTTETQSLSLVRKANARNPFEVINTRGIKLGTKYSDFNTSPFRKHFKKFALSSPSKSGKLHILHKMVSSPLLNVKNNLTLGRFKRTEFKRLRHERWRREGKLHNHGTVNWISKRRNLRFYCQNQFFSKTEGGPNADIPLQGKNAVGNQFILPPEIRNDFLQQRVAVSDVRTHASLENKYKSEAKENGTNCSQKDFERGPRLGNVCPSNWRSKTLKDCRIFLRKINYLEHRNTFKLNTIIYSPESVNSGSNHQTHMEESKRFTLRSHSARQNSFKKQSKETENAKSNSPAADKFPGQLDSSKLNKCVNYDKTPDGSEVLSKLKKRKRPPWKTTEISTKRHKRQSCNSGQMANYYSKSQVASRPALSI from the exons GGGATGGAGTGTTAGATCTCTCTACAAAGAAAATCAGCATAAAATCTGAAGAGTCATCCATATGTGATCCTTCTGAAAATTCAATGGCTGG ttcaacTGTTGATGCAAAATCAGAGGAAGCtactaaaatggaaaaagaaaaatcagcattAAGCAAAGTTTTGGAATCTTTGTGCATACATCACCAGCAACAAGTTTTGGCAATGTTGAAATTTCTAGTCCAAGAGCAGAATGCTGCTTCTCTTTGCTGTTGTAATACATCTTATACTGTGTCTTCAGAATCTCAAAAGCCTCTAATTGAAGATGATATACATGGTCTATTCTGTCATTGTGAATATAGGCTGGCAGAAAGAGGGTGTttacaaaatgaaagacaaagcCCTGGTTTTGTGCCTCTGCCAGTCTGTATTAAAGATTTACATTGTTTGTCTTGCCAAACTGTAACTATTGAACACATTAAGACAGTAGTGAATAGAGGAATTGCAAACAGTTATACTTCTCACAGGTGCTGTTCTGGACTGTTTCCAAACATTCACTCTACAAAATCGGCCTTTCATACTCCTTTTTCATCAAGGGAAGTACTCAGTGATGTTTCGGTTAGTCTGGAAGATATTTGTAGATCTCGaagtccctcacccccaccattATCACCTGTACAGACTGAAGGATTTGAAAAATTGAAAGATGTCATCTCAGAGCTTTCAGCCTTAGAAAATAACAGACTTGAAACAAACATTAACCAACCTCCATTCCTCACACCAGCAGAAATAAGTAATGACAAAGATGATCATGAAGGTAAAACACATAAAACCAAAATATCCAGTAACTCTGATTCTTTGCTCTTGGAAGGCAGCAATAATTGTACCACAAATCATGAAAAAGGTGAAACTACTGTAATTTTTCAAGATTTAATGGATCgtattaatgaaaaattaaaatcaatagaaactaCAGATACGACAAACCTTATAAAATTATCTAGCAGTGATTGTAATACAGATAATGATTTAAAACTGAGAGATTTAATAACTTCCCTCTTGCATAATGCAAAGGCCAGTGATTACAGTTTTATGGAATTACTGAGTCAACATGATAAAAagctagaaaataaaattattcagacAAGATTTCGAAAGCGTCAAGAAACGTTATTTGCAATGCACCACTCTCCTGATTCACCCATGTTTAGAAGGCAGGCTTTACAGATAAAAAGAGAACTTGCTAGTCTTGATGAAAactttgtaagaaaaaaatgcaGTGAAAAATTTTCAAGGAAATTGGTATGCAAtaatgtgatactttcaacagaCAAAGAAGAATTCTATAATTGCCAAGGGCCTTCTTTACAAAATTCTAAGAACCTTCAAGACAGCAATCATGCAGAAATATCATTTTCACCAGATTATGCATTACAGTCCTTACAACTACCCCTTCATAATTTAGATACTAACTTGGCTTTTGACACATTTTCAGAAAGCTTCAAAACAACTATTCCTGAGAAAATGAGCATAAGAAATTCACAGGAGAAATCTGCAGCTGGAAAAAGTTTTTTGAAAAATCATGAGAATTCAAAACTAGAAAATACTCAAACTTCTTTGAAATGCGATGTTCCTGGACTTTTGAGCAGAACTAAACGAAATATTGTGCCTCCAGGATGGTATTCTATATATGTAACAAATAATTATGTTCTCAAAAAATCCCCTAAGGCCAAAAAGGTTTCtgaatctacaaaaaaaaaagatcaggtgAAATGTATTCAAACTGAAAGCTCCCACAGTATAGATTTAAACAAAATTGCAATGAATTCTAATTTACAAGTTATTGTGGAACGTTTGGAAGATACAATAAATATGGCCAAGAAGTCTTGGAATAATCAGTCGTTGTTGGAAGGATATAAAGCATCCAAAAAATTGAAAGAAGTTGATGGTAAAGATCAAAATGCTGGTGGAAATATAACTCTTACTGTAAGTAGAATGACGTGCAAAGAGCAGAGTTTATCAAAATCTGTGGCAGTATCCAACAATATCCAAAGCAATCCAATAGATTTGAATAACAAAAGACTTGATAATCTGAAAAAGTCATCTATTTTAGATACAGGTAGCTTGATTTCCTCTGTTGAGAATATACCAACAAAATATGAAGCCACCAAAAGCTCTTCTTTTTCCAATTATTCTAGTCCTATCAAACTCATGTTTTTATCTGAGGTTAAAAGCAGTGAAGGAGTCAAATATACTTTAACTTCAGTCAATAGTTCTGAATCAAACATTGATTTTCCTTCTTCTGAAAAATGTCCAAACCAtcatataattgaaaaaaaaacagaaacaaatgagGACATTCCAAATGCTAACTTGGAAAATGTTAGTTCTAATCTTAATGGTAGTGACACCCTTCAAAAAGAACTAAAATTAAATTGTGCAACAGAAACAGCAGAATCTTCTGAAATGTTTATCGATAATACAAATAGCGATAAGCCACAGGAAGAACCTATGGAACATTCAAACAGTGCAATTGattcatcttttaaaagaaaaccagGTAGACCTAAAAAAATAGGTCCCCAGGTTGTGAAACAGATTAAGCGACCAATTGGAAGACCACCCAAACCGAAAACTGATCAAACAGACATTACCATTTGCCAAAATGAGTCCTTTAGTGCtggaaagaaaagcccagaatctCCCCTATCAGAAGTAAAGGAAGGTATTTATAAAAAGACTATTACTGTAACTGTTATTTATGGAAGGTCAAGAAGAACTAAAAGGCATGTTTCTGAAGGAAGTGTAAGCATAAGCAATGTTACATCTTTAAACAGTAAGGTTACTGATTTTCCAACTGAATGTAATAGTCTCAGAAATATTAGAGAATTTGAACTTGACTCGGGTGAAAGAATAAGTGCCATTTCAAGTTTGACAACTGAAAGTGAGATCTTGGGCTTTGAATATGTTAGACCTATCAAGAACAAGTCTGTGATACCTCAACCTTCTAAGAGCATTGTTCGACCAAATCAGAAGCCTTTGGCAATAATTAGGAAGCCTGGTAGACCTGCAAAAGTGAAAATTTCTGGTATATCTGTAACTATTAATAGAATTTCACCTCAGGAGAGAGCAGTGAGTATTAGCAGCTGTTTACCTCCTTTAGAACAAGAGACTATGTTGGAAAAAAGTTTGCCTGAAGAAAAGTATGCTTCTCAATGCAATAAGATGGATACAAGGCACGCTGAAGCTGACCTATTCAAGAATGGATCAAAAAGTATGGTTGCTGCTATACCTTTGAGACATTCTATTAGGGACCGAAAACCATCTCTGCATTTCTTACATTCATTAGCATCTTCTAGCTCACTTATTTATAGAAATACTCTGCTTCATAAATCATATAAACTCCATTTGCAGAAAGGCAAaagtcagaaggaaaaaaataggcAGTCAAGGTTAAAAATAGCTCCCAAAGGTACACCAGGAGCTAGAAATTTAAGGAATGCAAAAAAATGTTTGGAAGATAAATTAACACCCATTTCTGAAGTATCTTTGGACCCTATAATTTCATCAAACCCTTTGCTCAGGTGGTGGGCTGCTTCTGCTTCAAACGATTCCTTATTAGAGGCGTTAAATAATAGATATGAGCAAATTACAAATGCTTGGGTACAAGTCAGTGGAGATGAAGCTGAAAATTATGTTCATGAAAAAAGGGAAGACACTGAAAGTAATAATCTCAAAATAGCAAACCCTTTGGAAACCTGTCTTGTAGAACTTGAAGTTTCACCTGTAAAAATGCTTTTTCAGAAAAAATATGATTTGAATGAACTCTGTACCTGGTTTATGCAAACGACAGAAACACAGTCTCTTTCACTAGTTAGAAAAGCAAATGCTCGAAACCCTTTCGAAGTAATAAATACCAGAGGAATCAAATTAGGGACCAAATACTCTGATTTTAATACCAGCCCCTTCcgaaagcactttaaaaaatttgcaCTATCTTCTCCTTCAAAATCAGGGAAGTTGCATATACTGCATAAAATGGTTAGCTCTCCACtcttaaatgtgaaaaataatttaacactAGGTAGATTCAAAAGAACTGAATTTAAGAGGTTGCGACATGAAAGgtggagaagagagggaaagctGCACAACCATGGAACAGTTAATTGGATCTCTAAAAGGAGGAacctgagattttactgccagAACCAATTTTTTAGTAAGACTGAGGGAGGACCAAATGCTGATATCCCACTCCAAGGAAAAAATGCAGTAggtaatcagtttattttgccaCCTGAGATCAGGAATGACTTTTTGCAACAGAGGGTGGCAGTGTCTGACGTTAGAACACATGCTAGTTTAGAGAATAAATATAAGTCGGAAGCAAAGGAAAATGGAACAAATTGCAGCCAAAAAGATTTTGAAAGGGGACCAAGACTAGGAAATGTATGTCCAAGTAATTGGAGGTCAAAAACCTTAAAAGATTGTagaatatttttgagaaaaatcaaCTACCTTGAACACAGAAATACTTTTAAGCTAAATACAATCATTTACTCACCTGAATCTGTTAACAGTGGAAGTAATCATCAGACTCATATGGAAGAATCAAAGCGCTTTACATTAAGATCCCATTCTGCTAggcaaaattcttttaaaaagcaatctaaagaaacagaaaatgctaAATCAAATAGTCCTGCAGCTGATAAATTTCCTGGCCAACTTGACAGtagtaaattaaataaatgtgtcAATTATGACAAGACTCCTGATGGCTCTGAAGTTCTTAGCaaattgaagaaaagaaaaagaccaccCTGGAAGACCACAGAAATTTCAACAAAAAGACATAAACGACAGTCTTGCAACAGCGGACAAATGGCAAACTATTACTCAAAATCCCAAGTAG cctccagaCCTGCTTTGTCTATATGA